The Athene noctua chromosome 3, bAthNoc1.hap1.1, whole genome shotgun sequence genome includes a region encoding these proteins:
- the AVPR1A gene encoding vasopressin V1a receptor: MRLAGGAGSPRAAPSPGNGSRWRAAEPGGGSSPSPEAWSGSPNGSLGGWDPFGRDEELAKLEIAVLAVTFAVAVVGNGSVLLALRRTPRKASRMHLFIRHLSLADLVVAFFQVLPQLCWEVTHRFHGPDGLCRVVKHLQVFGMFASAYMLVAMTADRYIAVCHPLKTLQQPTKRSYGMIAAAWALSLLLSTPQYFIFSLSEVERGSQVYDCWAHFIMPWGPRAYITWITGGIFVAPVLILVTCYGFICYHIWRNVRGKRRPGEAAGGGGRRAGGGGRRRGLLLAPCVSSVKTISRAKIRTVKMTFVIVSAYVVCWAPFFTIQMWSVWDQRFPWVDSENTATTVTALLASLNSCCNPWIYMFFSGHLLQDCIQSFPCCQKIKRTLSKEDSNSNSRRQTSFTNNRSPTHSLNTWRESPHSKSTSFIPIPT, from the exons ATGCGCCTCGCCGGCGGCGCCGGCTCCCCccgggccgccccctcccccgggaACGGCAGCCGgtggcgggcggcggagcccggcggcggcagcagccccagccccgaggCGTGGTCGGGGTCGCCCAACGGCAGCCTGGGCGGCTGGGACCCCTTCGGGCGAGACGAGGAGCTGGCGAAGCTGGAGATCGCCGTGCTGGCCGTCACCTTCGCCGTGGCGGTGGTGGGCAACGGCAGCGTGCTGCTGGCCCTGCGGCGCACCCCGCGCAAGGCGTCCCGCATGCACCTCTTCATCCGCCACCTCAGCCTGGCCGACCTGGTGGTGGCCTTCTTCCAGGtgctgccccagctctgctgggaggTGACCCACCGCTTCCACGGCCCCGACGGGCTCTGCCGCGTCGTCAAGCACCTGCAGGTCTTCGGCATGTTCGCCTCGGCGTACATGCTGGTGGCCATGACCGCCGACCGCTACATCGCCGTCTGCCACCCGCTGAAGACGCTGCAGCAGCCCACCAAGCGCTCCTACGGGATGATCGCGGCGGCCTGGGCGCTCagcctgctgctcagcaccccgCAGTACTTCATCTTCTCCCTCAGCGAGGTGGAGCGCGGCTCGCAGGTCTACGACTGCTGGGCGCACTTCATCATGCCCTGGGGGCCCCGCGCCTACATCACCTGGATCACCGGCGGCATCTTCGTCGCGCCTGTCCTCATCCTCGTCACCTGCTACGGCTTCATCTGCTACCACATCTGGCGCAACGTCAGGGGCAAGAGGcgcccgggggaggcggcgggcggcggcgggcggcgggcgggcggcggcggcaggcggcgggggctgctgctCGCCCCCTGTGTCAGCAGCGTCAAGACCATCTCCCGCGCCAAGATCCGCACCGTCAAGATGACCTTCGTCATCGTCTCGGCGTACGTCGTCTGCTGGGCGCCCTTCTTCACCATCCAGATGTGGTCCGTCTGGGACCAGCGCTTCCCCTGGGTCG ATTCCGAAAACACCGCAACTACCGTCACGGCTCTGTTGGCCAGTCTGAACAGTTGCTGTAACCCATGGATCTACATGTTCTTCAGCGGGCACCTGCTGCAAGACTGCATACAGAGCTTCCCTTGCTGCCAAAAAATAAAGCGAACACTGAGTAAAGAAGATTCAAACAGCAACAGCAGGCGACAGACTTCTTTTACCAACAACAGAAGCCCAACTCACAGCCTGAACACCTGGAGAGAGTCACCCCACTCCAAATCAACCAGCTTCATCCCCATTCCAACCTGA